A DNA window from Macadamia integrifolia cultivar HAES 741 chromosome 4, SCU_Mint_v3, whole genome shotgun sequence contains the following coding sequences:
- the LOC122076027 gene encoding transcription factor WER-like, which produces MEQGNHYKKGLWAVEEDKILIDYIGVHGKGRWNRIAKVTGLKRSGKSCRLRWMNYLSPNVKKGDFSEEEDDLIVRLHNLLGNRWSLIAGRVPGRTDNQVKNHWNNNLSKKLGIKKKNSNFRVCSETEVSRECREEVETLGHPSDQSLKTRICDSSAKGDIIYQANEGSQGTVGSGSGTPEPETSDCFVGSFWLCNDDLNQNITPTLSELLGGYPLDMDWPEL; this is translated from the exons ATGGAACAAGGGAACCACTACAAGAAAGGTCTGTGGGCAGTGGAGGAAGACAAGATTCTGATAGATTACATAGGGGTGCATGGGAAAGGGAGGTGGAATCGCATAGCTAAGGTGACAG GTTTGAAGAGAAGTGGAAAGAGTTGCAGGTTAAGATGGATGAATTACCTTAGCCCCAATGTGAAAAAAGGAGATTTctcagaggaagaagatgaccttATCGTCAGACTCCATAATCTCCTTGGAAACAG GTGGTCACTAATTGCGGGTCGGGTTCCGGGTCGAACAGACAACCAAGTGAAGAACCATTGGAACAATAATTTGAGCAAGAAGCTGGGGATCAAGAAGAAAAACAGCAACTTTAGAGTCTGCTCAGAAACAGAAGTCTCAAGAGAATGTAGAGAGGAAGTGGAGACTCTCGGGCACCCATCGGATCAGAGTTTAAAGACCCGGATTTGTGACAGTAGTGCCAAGGGAGACATCATATACCAAGCCAATGAAGGCTCTCAGGGGACTGTTGGCAGTGGGTCGGGTACACCTGAACCCGAGACAAGTGACTGTTTTGTGGGTTCCTTCTGGTTGTGTAATGATGATTTAAACCAGAACATTACCCCTACCCTTTCTGAACTTCTAGGTGGATATCCGTTAGATATGGATTGGCCCGAATTATAA
- the LOC122076886 gene encoding protease Do-like 1, chloroplastic has protein sequence MAAYSFISSLFHTSSLASTSQSPTKKSDFTLSRPTKSFLLHNCRFVPPFVSRFLNHSRKSSNAKPFSSFHKLLLTRCNPFPFSSALDSFLVLCTSLALSFCILIVDVDAASAFIITTPRKLQSDELSTVKLFQENTPSVVYITNLAVRQDIFTLDVLEVPQGSGSGFVWDKNGHIVTNYHVIRGASDLRVTLADQTTYEAKVIGFDQDKDVAVLSVDAPKDKLRPIPVGVSADLLVGQKVYAIGNPFGLDHTLTTGVISGLRREISSAATGRPIQDVIQTDAAINPGNSGGPLLDSSGSLIGINTAIYSPSGASSGVGFSIPVDTVSGIVDQLVKFGKVTRPILGIKFAPDQSVEQLGVSGVLVLDAPANGPAGKAGLQPTKRDAYGRLILGDIITSLNGKKVTNGSDLYRILDQCKVGDKVIVEVLRDDHKEKIPVMLEPKPDDL, from the exons ATGGCTGCTTATTCATtcatctcctctctcttccacaCTTCTTCCCTTGCAAGTACCTCTCAATCTCCAACTAAAAAATCTGATTTCACTCTCTCCAGACCCACCAAGTCCTTCCTCCTCCATAATTGCCGTTTCGTCCCCCCTTTTGTCTCTAGATTCCTCAACCACAGTCGCAAAAGCAGCAACGCCAagcccttctcttccttccacAAACTCTTGCTAACCAGATGTAACCCTTTTCCTTTCTCATCTGCCCTGGATTCTTTTCTTGTTCTCTGCACCTCTCTGGCTCTCTCCTTCTGTATCCTTATCGTAGATGTTGATGCCGCGTCTGCCTTTATCATCACTACTCCTCGGAAGTTGCAGTCCGATGAACTTTCCACTGTAAAGCTCTTCCAGGAGAACACTCCATCCGTTGTCTACATAACTAACCTCGCTGTCAG GCAGGATATCTTTACTTTGGATGTATTGGAGGTGCCACAAGGCTCTGGTTCTGGCTTTGTTTGGGATAAAAACGGCCACATTGTTACTAACTATCATGTGATTCGTGGTGCGTCTGATCTTAG GGTTACTCTTGCTGACCAAACAACTTATGAGGCAAAAGTTATTGGCTTTGACCAAGACAAGGACGTCGCTGTCTTGAGTGTTGATGCACCAAAAGATAAACTAAGACCCATACCTGTTGGTGTCTCTGCAGACTTGCTTGTCGGCCAGAAAGTTTATGCTATTGGAAATCCT TTTGGGCTTGACCATACACTTACAACTGGTGTTATCAG TGGCCTTCGTAGGGAAATAAGTTCTGCTGCTACAGGGCGCCCTATCCAGGATGTTATACAGACTGATGCAGCCATAAATCCTGGTAACAGTGGAGGGCCACTTCTTGATAGTTCTGGCAGCTTAATCGGGATAAATACTGCTATATATTCTCCATCGGGTGCATCTTCTGGTGTTGGATTTTCAATTCCCGTTGACAct GTCAGTGGCATTGTTGACCAGCTGGTGAAGTTTGGGAAGGTTACTAGACCTATTTTAGGAATCAAGTTTGCACCTGATCAGTCTGTGGAGCAACTTGGGGTTAGTGGGGTGCTTGTTTTAGACGCACCTGCAAATGGTCCAGCAGGGAAAGCG GGTCTACAACCAACTAAAAGAGATGCCTATGGCAGACTCATCTTAGGTGACATAATAACATCCTTGAATGGGAAAAAGGTGACAAATGGGAGTGACTTGTACAGAATTCTCGACCAATGTAAAGTGGGTGACAAG GTGATCGTTGAGGTATTGCGTGATGACCACAAAGAGAAGATACCTGTAATGCTTGAACCAAAGCCTGATGACTTGTAA
- the LOC122076034 gene encoding carbonic anhydrase 2-like: MGNESYETALAGLTKLLSVKGDQEPIATTKIDQVTEELQGVDSQSFNLVERMKTGFIHFKKEKYEKNLTLYDDLAKGQSPKFMVFACSDSRVCPSNILNLQPGEAFMVRNIANMVPPYDQTRYSGVGAAIEYAVLHLKVENIVVIGHSCCGGIKGLMSLPDDGSTSTDFIEEWVKICLPAKEKVKSENGSLPLPQQCSECEKEAVNVSLSNLLTYPFVRDGLMKKSLALKGGYYDFINGSFELWGLEFNLTHSPSV; this comes from the exons ATGGGGAACGAATCATACGAGACAGCCTTGGCAGGACTTACGAAGCTTCTCAG TGTGAAGGGAGACCAAGAACCAATTGCCACCACAAAAATCGATCAAGTAACAGAAGAATTACAAGGAGTCGATAGCCAATCGTTTAATCTAGTCGAGCGGATGAAAACCGGGTTCATTCACTTCAAGAAGGAGAAATACGA AAAGAATCTCACGTTGTATGATGATCTAGCCAAGGGTCAAAGCCCTAAG TTCATGGTGTTTGCATGCTCAGACTCCCGTGTGTGTCCATCCAATATATTAAATTTGCAACCGGGGGAGGCTTTTATGGTCCGCAATATTGCGAACATGGTTCCACCATATGACCAG ACCAGATACTCAGGCGTTGGAGCGGCCATTGAATATGCAGTCTTGCATCTCAAG GTGGAGAACATCGTGGTGATCGGACACAGCTGTTGTGGTGGGATAAAAGGACTCATGTCTCTCCCTGATGACGGCTCCACCTCTAC TGATTTCATAGAGGAATGGGTGAAAATCTGCTTACCAGCCAAAGAAAAGGTGAAGTCAGAGAACGGCAGTTTGCCTTTACCCCAGCAATGCTCAGAATGCGAAAAG GAAGCTGTAAATGTATCACTGAGTAACCTTTTAACTTATCCATTCGTGAGAGATGGTTTGATGAAGAAAAGTTTGGCGTTGAAGGGAGGTTACTACGATTTTATTAATGGATCTTTTGAACTGTGGGGACTAGAATTCAACCTCACACACTCTCCTTCTGTATGA
- the LOC122076033 gene encoding carbonic anhydrase 2-like, giving the protein MARDSYEAAIAGLKKLLSEEEGLEEAAAAKIEQITAELGATNGRWSIGDAIDHIRKGFHYFKTEKFDKDRDLYEALAKKQEPKFLVFACSDSRVSPSHVLDFQPGDAFMVRNIANLVPSYDKLRYSGTGAAIEYAVSSLNVKNILVIGHSKCGGIRGLMELPPRPPINFVEEWVTIGIPARDKVIAKYGDLDFDTQCYHCEKEAVNLSLMNLLSYPFVVEGVKNKTLTLMGGYYNFVEGTFDLWGLDLTLLPTIPI; this is encoded by the exons atggcAAGGGATTCATACGAGGCAGCCATTGCAGGACTGAAGAAGCTCCTCAG TGAGGAAGAGGGGTTAGAGGAGGCTGCGGCGGCCAAAATTGAGCAGATAACGGCGGAGTTGGGAGCTACCAATGGGCGGTGGTCAATTGGAGATGCTATCGACCATATCCGCAAAGGCTTCCATTACTTCAAGACAGAGAAATTTGA CAAAGATCGTGATTTGTACGAGGCGCTTGCGAAAAAGCAGGAGCCAAAG TTTTTAGTGTTTGCATGCTCCGACTCTCGCGTGAGCCCCTCACATGTCCTCGATTTCCAGCCGGGAGACGCTTTTATGGTCCGAAACATCGCTAACTTGGTCCCCTCATATGACAAG CTTCGATACTCTGGAACTGGGGCAGCCATCGAATATGCGGTTTCGAGTCTCAAT GTGAAGAATATCCTTGTCATTGGGCATAGCAAGTGTGGAGGAATCAGGGGCCTCATGGAACTTCCACCAAGACCCCCAAT CAACTTCGTCGAAGAATGGGTGACAATTGGTATACCTGCAAGAGACAAGGTGATAGCAAAGTACGGCGATTTGGATTTCGACACACAATGTTATCACTGTGAAAAA GAGGCAGTGAACCTATCATTGATGAACCTACTGAGCTATCCATTCGTGGTAGAAGGGGTGAAGAACAAAACCCTAACATTGATGGGGGGATACTATAATTTTGTGGAGGGAACGTTTGATCTATGGGGTTTGGACCTCACCCTCCTTCCCACCATTCCCATATGA
- the LOC122076887 gene encoding uncharacterized protein LOC122076887: MGNALFRWQRDIDDPHTFMDFFVSTSQPILRMRSCVYYPKYGFGAFGIFPLLIDRRVFSEDYGVMGLRYGSANLSFGATMIPYSLGDEFPRSAWLVSRMGRLTAGARYKPQLGNKDGASFNNLKNWSCAIGYGSGSTCPLSPSFNFGLELARNSQMIASFYQHIVVQRRVKNPFEEDVVVGITNYIDFGFELETRIDGAESSSNAQDATFQVAASWQANKNFLVKGKLGPIRSSIALVFKSWWKPSFTSNISVVRDRRLGKTSLGFGIHIEDLREASYQRAGPNYVMLTPNKEHLAQGVIWKMGKRPMLQSDVDSGNFDNLPRELRPIDKQCHLQVSMTTTKVH; this comes from the exons ATGGGAAATGCTTTGTTTCGGTGGCAAAG GGACATTGATGATCCTCATACATTCATGGATTTCTTTGTATCAACTTCCCAACC GATTTTGCGCATGAGGTCATGCGTTTATTATCCCAAATATGGATTCGGTGCATTTGGCATTTTTCCGCTATTAATAGATAGAAG GGTATTTTCTGAAGATTATGGTGTTATGGGCTTGAGATACGGCTCAGCAAATTTATCTTTTGGAGCCACAATGATCCCCTACTCTT TGGGAGATGAGTTTCCAAGAAGTGCTTGGTTGGTAAGCCGAATGGGAAGGTTAACTGCAGGGGCTCGATACAAGCCACAGT tggGAAACAAAGATGGGGCAAGCTTTAACAACTTGAAGAATTGGAGCTGTGCAATTGGCTATGGATCAGGGTCTACTTGTCCTTTGAGCCCGTCGTTCAATTTTGGTCTTGAACTTGCTAGAAATTCCCAG ATGATTGCTTCTTTCTATCAGCATATTGTGGTTCAGAGACGG GTAAAGAATCCATTTGAAGAAGATGTAGTAGTTGGAATTACAAACTATATTGACTTTGGCTTTGAGTTAGAGACAAG GATTGATGGAGCTGAATCATCAAGTAATGCCCAAGATGCCACGTTTCAAGTAGCTGCTTCTTGGCAAGCAAATAAAAACTTTTTGGTTAAG GGAAAGTTGGGTCCTATTAGATCCTCGATAGCTTTGGTATTCAAGTCATGGTGGAAACCTTCCTTCACGTCCAACATTTCAG TTGTAAGGGATCGTAGGCTGGGTAAAACTTCCTTGGGATTTGGAATCCATATTGAGGATCTTCGAGAAGCCAG CTATCAAAGAGCTGGTCCAAATTATGTAATGTTGACACCAAACAAGGAGCACTTGGCACAAGGTGTTATTTGgaaaatggggaagaggccAATGCTACAATCAGATGTAGACTCCGGGAATTTTGACAATTTACCGAGGGAATTGAGACCCATTG ATAAACAATGTCATCTTCAGGTGTCAATGACAACAACCAAGGTTCATTAA